From Triticum urartu cultivar G1812 chromosome 2, Tu2.1, whole genome shotgun sequence, a single genomic window includes:
- the LOC125538480 gene encoding calmodulin-binding protein 60 D-like isoform X2, with protein sequence MQRQGRHMERSGSKRALDPGGSGGGGGGDDDERDPKRPRVPALASVIVEALKLDSLQKLCSSLEPILRRVVSEEVERALAKLGPAAAPARIEGRTSPKRIEGPNGSNLQLQFRSRLALPLFTGGKVEGEQGASIHVVLLDANTGHVVTSGPESFAKLDVLVLEGDFNKEKDEDWTEEEFESHIVKEREGKRPLLNGDIHVTLKEGVGTIGELIFTDNSSWIRSRKFRLGMRVSSGFCEGIRIKEAKTEAFTVKDHRGELYKKHYPPALKDDVWRLEKIGKDGAFHGKLNSNGIYTVEHFLQLLVKDQQKLRSILGTGMSNKMWESLVEHAKTCVLSGKHYIYYSKDTASVGAIFNNIYEFTGLIADDQFISTENLTENQRVFADTLVKQAYDDWINVVEYDGKGLLKFKQKKKSVTTRSDAANVSTSYTSYDSAHSQKQLARGHPNIERSLMSSTSKEETRVASNGNQVAIYATNPQDISPSITMQYGMSSLIPEGQFNGSSIQTQAPRSSNMLAFGPPPQQQQNFEFSTLGLSMQSPALNPFDDWPGRSQENRGGVDDFLMEEIRVRSHDILENEEEMQHMLRILSGGAAANMNNVDGFPYIPSPVPTFNFEDDRAPSSGKAVVGWLKIKAAMRWGIFVRKKAAERRAQLVELDD encoded by the exons ATGCAGAGGCAGGGGCGGCACATGGAGCGGTCCGGCTCCAAGCGGGCGCTAGACCCTGgcggcagtggcggcggcggcggcggcgacgacgacgaacgTGATCCTAAACGGCCGCGCGTCCCGGCCCTCGCCAG TGTCATTGTAGAAGCTCTCAAGTTGGACAGTTTGCAGAAGCTTTGTTCATCCCTGGAGCCGATTCTCCGAAGAGTT GTCAGCGAAGAAGTAGAGCGTGCTCTAGCCAAACTGGGACCTGCAGCAGCACCTGCTAGAATTGAAGGAAG GACCTCTCCCAAAAGAATTGAAGGCCCTAATGGTAGTAATCTCCAGCTTCAATTTCGGAGTAGGTTAGCACTCCCACTCTTTACCGGAGGAAAAGTGGAAGGCGAGCAGGGAGCATCAATACATGTTGTGCTGTTGGATGCAAACACTGGACATGTTGTTACTTCAGGACCCGAGTCATTTGCAAAACTGGATGTTCTTGTGCTCGAGGGTGATTTTAATAAAGAGAAGGACGAGGATTGGACTGAAGAGGAATTTGAGAGCCACATTGTGAAAGAACGTGAAGGGAAGAGGCCTCTTTTAAACGGTGATATCCATGTGACACTTAAAGAAGGCGTAGGGACCATAGGGGAGCTTATCTTCACTGACAATTCCAGTTGGATAAGGAGCAGAAAATTCAGACTTGGGATGAGGGTCTCTTCAGGATTTTGTGAAGGAATTCGTATCAAAGAGGCGAAAACAGAGGCTTTTACTGTGAAAGATCACAGAGGAGAAT TGTACAAGAAACATTACCCTCCTGCGCTTAAGGATGATGTTTGGCGATTGGAAAAGATTGGAAAGGACGGTGCATTCCACGGGAAACTAAACTCAAACGGAATATATACAGTTGAACATTTTCTTCAACTTCTTGTTAAAGATCAGCAGAAGTTAAGAAGT ATCCTTGGCACTGGCATGTCAAATAAGAtgtgggaaagtcttgttgaacatGCGAAAACTTGCGTGCTGAGTGGCAAGCATTATATATATTACTCAAAGGATACAGCAAGTGTTGGTGCAATATTCAATAACATATATGAGTTCACTGGTTTGATTGCTGATGATCAGTTTATTTCAACGGAAAATCTTACTGAAAACCAGAGG GTGTTTGCAGATACATTGGTGAAGCAAGCATACGATGATTGGATCAACGTTGTAGAATATGATGGCAAGGGATTGTTGAAATTTAAGCAGAAAAAGAAATCTGTCACAACAAGAAGTGATGCTGCAAATGTCTCTACAAGCTACACTTCTTATGATTCAGCGCACTCTCAGAAACAATTGGCACGAGGACATCCCAATATTGAGCGATCTCTCATGAGCAGTACCAGTAAGG AAGAGACAAGAGTTGCATCCAACGGGAACCAGGTAGCGATATATGCAACCAATCCTCAGGACATCTCACCAAGTATTACCATGCAATATGGCATGAGTTCATTGATTCCTGAAGGCCAGTTCAATGGCTCTTCCATCCAAACTCAAGCACCAAGAAGCTCCAACATGCTAGCATTTGGCCCTCCACCACAGCAGCAGCAGAACTTCGAATTCTCAACACTTGGTCTGTCCATGCAATCCCCAGCTCTTAATCCTTTTGATGACTGGCCTGGACGGTCGCAGGAGAACCGCGGTGGTGTTGATGACTTCCTGATGGAGGAGATCAGAGTGAGAAGCCATGACATACTGGAGAATGAAGAAGAGATGCAACATATGCTGCGCATTCTTAGCGGCGGGGCAGCAGCAAACATGAATAATGTAGATGGCTTTCCCTACATCCCTTCTCCTGTACCGACCTTCAACTTTGAGGATGATCGTGCTCCCTCATCTGGCAAGGCTGTTGTTGGGTGGCTTAAGATTAAGGCTGCCATGCGGTGGGGCATCTTCGTCAGGAAGAAAGCTGCCGAGAGAAGAGCTCAGCTTGTTGAGCTGGATGACTAG
- the LOC125538480 gene encoding calmodulin-binding protein 60 D-like isoform X1, producing the protein MQRQGRHMERSGSKRALDPGGSGGGGGGDDDERDPKRPRVPALASVIVEALKLDSLQKLCSSLEPILRRVVSEEVERALAKLGPAAAPARIEGRTSPKRIEGPNGSNLQLQFRSRLALPLFTGGKVEGEQGASIHVVLLDANTGHVVTSGPESFAKLDVLVLEGDFNKEKDEDWTEEEFESHIVKEREGKRPLLNGDIHVTLKEGVGTIGELIFTDNSSWIRSRKFRLGMRVSSGFCEGIRIKEAKTEAFTVKDHRGELYKKHYPPALKDDVWRLEKIGKDGAFHGKLNSNGIYTVEHFLQLLVKDQQKLRSILGTGMSNKMWESLVEHAKTCVLSGKHYIYYSKDTASVGAIFNNIYEFTGLIADDQFISTENLTENQRVFADTLVKQAYDDWINVVEYDGKGLLKFKQKKKSVTTRSDAANVSTSYTSYDSAHSQKQLARGHPNIERSLMSSTSKAEETRVASNGNQVAIYATNPQDISPSITMQYGMSSLIPEGQFNGSSIQTQAPRSSNMLAFGPPPQQQQNFEFSTLGLSMQSPALNPFDDWPGRSQENRGGVDDFLMEEIRVRSHDILENEEEMQHMLRILSGGAAANMNNVDGFPYIPSPVPTFNFEDDRAPSSGKAVVGWLKIKAAMRWGIFVRKKAAERRAQLVELDD; encoded by the exons ATGCAGAGGCAGGGGCGGCACATGGAGCGGTCCGGCTCCAAGCGGGCGCTAGACCCTGgcggcagtggcggcggcggcggcggcgacgacgacgaacgTGATCCTAAACGGCCGCGCGTCCCGGCCCTCGCCAG TGTCATTGTAGAAGCTCTCAAGTTGGACAGTTTGCAGAAGCTTTGTTCATCCCTGGAGCCGATTCTCCGAAGAGTT GTCAGCGAAGAAGTAGAGCGTGCTCTAGCCAAACTGGGACCTGCAGCAGCACCTGCTAGAATTGAAGGAAG GACCTCTCCCAAAAGAATTGAAGGCCCTAATGGTAGTAATCTCCAGCTTCAATTTCGGAGTAGGTTAGCACTCCCACTCTTTACCGGAGGAAAAGTGGAAGGCGAGCAGGGAGCATCAATACATGTTGTGCTGTTGGATGCAAACACTGGACATGTTGTTACTTCAGGACCCGAGTCATTTGCAAAACTGGATGTTCTTGTGCTCGAGGGTGATTTTAATAAAGAGAAGGACGAGGATTGGACTGAAGAGGAATTTGAGAGCCACATTGTGAAAGAACGTGAAGGGAAGAGGCCTCTTTTAAACGGTGATATCCATGTGACACTTAAAGAAGGCGTAGGGACCATAGGGGAGCTTATCTTCACTGACAATTCCAGTTGGATAAGGAGCAGAAAATTCAGACTTGGGATGAGGGTCTCTTCAGGATTTTGTGAAGGAATTCGTATCAAAGAGGCGAAAACAGAGGCTTTTACTGTGAAAGATCACAGAGGAGAAT TGTACAAGAAACATTACCCTCCTGCGCTTAAGGATGATGTTTGGCGATTGGAAAAGATTGGAAAGGACGGTGCATTCCACGGGAAACTAAACTCAAACGGAATATATACAGTTGAACATTTTCTTCAACTTCTTGTTAAAGATCAGCAGAAGTTAAGAAGT ATCCTTGGCACTGGCATGTCAAATAAGAtgtgggaaagtcttgttgaacatGCGAAAACTTGCGTGCTGAGTGGCAAGCATTATATATATTACTCAAAGGATACAGCAAGTGTTGGTGCAATATTCAATAACATATATGAGTTCACTGGTTTGATTGCTGATGATCAGTTTATTTCAACGGAAAATCTTACTGAAAACCAGAGG GTGTTTGCAGATACATTGGTGAAGCAAGCATACGATGATTGGATCAACGTTGTAGAATATGATGGCAAGGGATTGTTGAAATTTAAGCAGAAAAAGAAATCTGTCACAACAAGAAGTGATGCTGCAAATGTCTCTACAAGCTACACTTCTTATGATTCAGCGCACTCTCAGAAACAATTGGCACGAGGACATCCCAATATTGAGCGATCTCTCATGAGCAGTACCAGTAAGG CAGAAGAGACAAGAGTTGCATCCAACGGGAACCAGGTAGCGATATATGCAACCAATCCTCAGGACATCTCACCAAGTATTACCATGCAATATGGCATGAGTTCATTGATTCCTGAAGGCCAGTTCAATGGCTCTTCCATCCAAACTCAAGCACCAAGAAGCTCCAACATGCTAGCATTTGGCCCTCCACCACAGCAGCAGCAGAACTTCGAATTCTCAACACTTGGTCTGTCCATGCAATCCCCAGCTCTTAATCCTTTTGATGACTGGCCTGGACGGTCGCAGGAGAACCGCGGTGGTGTTGATGACTTCCTGATGGAGGAGATCAGAGTGAGAAGCCATGACATACTGGAGAATGAAGAAGAGATGCAACATATGCTGCGCATTCTTAGCGGCGGGGCAGCAGCAAACATGAATAATGTAGATGGCTTTCCCTACATCCCTTCTCCTGTACCGACCTTCAACTTTGAGGATGATCGTGCTCCCTCATCTGGCAAGGCTGTTGTTGGGTGGCTTAAGATTAAGGCTGCCATGCGGTGGGGCATCTTCGTCAGGAAGAAAGCTGCCGAGAGAAGAGCTCAGCTTGTTGAGCTGGATGACTAG